A DNA window from Pontimonas salivibrio contains the following coding sequences:
- a CDS encoding TrmH family RNA methyltransferase produces MLLVDAPEADPQLVADYRDLTDSALRRLQEPRRGLYIAESLTILGRALDAGHQPRSVLTSDKWLPQLTALLQQHGAPEDLPVLRASDEWLESLTGFHVHRGTLASMNRPATPTPDELLATAQRIVILEDIVDHTNVGALFRSVAAMGADAVIVSERCADPLYRRSVRVSMGTVLQVPWTRADWGDIIGACRDGGFDVVGLGLGEDAVDFDEYAPKAPKKVALVLGSEGPGLSPEALADCDVVARIPMSHGVDSLNVAAAGAVALHALRRTTTRP; encoded by the coding sequence GTGTTGTTAGTTGATGCGCCAGAAGCTGATCCGCAACTGGTCGCTGATTACCGGGATCTGACCGATTCGGCTCTGAGGCGACTTCAAGAGCCTCGTAGGGGGCTCTACATTGCTGAGTCCTTGACCATCCTGGGCAGGGCCCTCGATGCAGGCCACCAACCCCGGTCGGTGCTGACCAGCGATAAATGGCTACCCCAGCTCACAGCGTTGCTGCAACAACACGGCGCACCCGAGGACTTGCCGGTGTTGAGGGCATCAGATGAATGGTTAGAGTCGCTCACCGGTTTTCATGTTCACCGGGGCACCCTGGCGAGCATGAACCGACCCGCAACGCCAACACCGGACGAGCTACTCGCTACCGCACAGCGGATCGTGATTTTGGAAGACATTGTCGATCACACCAATGTGGGGGCGTTGTTTCGCTCGGTAGCGGCAATGGGTGCAGACGCGGTGATTGTGAGCGAGCGTTGCGCCGACCCCCTCTACCGAAGAAGCGTGCGGGTGAGTATGGGAACTGTCCTTCAAGTTCCCTGGACGAGAGCCGATTGGGGCGACATCATCGGCGCATGTCGCGATGGCGGTTTTGACGTCGTGGGGCTTGGCCTGGGGGAGGATGCTGTCGATTTCGACGAGTACGCGCCCAAGGCCCCGAAGAAGGTGGCGCTGGTGTTGGGCAGTGAAGGGCCGGGGCTCAGCCCTGAAGCTCTTGCTGATTGCGACGTAGTGGCCCGTATTCCCATGTCTCACGGGGTGGATTCGCTGAACGTGGCAGCGGCGGGTGCGGTCGCGTTACACGCCCTTCGACGCACCACAACGCGTCCCTAA
- a CDS encoding Sir2 family NAD-dependent protein deacetylase, with amino-acid sequence MSLLAPLSSVVPPTGHTIEYAAEVIRGRPLCILTGAGISTDSGIPDYRGEGAPKNHPMTFNEFMGSEARRRRYWMGAHLGWMRFHHARPNEGHLAIADLEERGMATGVVTQNVDGLHHDAGSKRVVDLHGRLDRVRCMDCGQSYARSAIETQISQDNPGFIDAVDENLIRPDGDVEVPEGIDFVVPRCDLCKGVLKPEVVFFGEFVPGSVFRHAQALLAQSGALVVAGSSLVVNTGMRLVSQAKKRRLPIVVINRGPTRADQVATVRIEGGTSESLSALRQAVGDSIA; translated from the coding sequence ATGTCACTATTGGCTCCGCTATCGAGCGTAGTTCCTCCCACCGGGCACACCATTGAGTACGCAGCGGAGGTCATTCGCGGGCGTCCACTGTGCATACTCACGGGGGCGGGAATCAGCACAGATTCAGGCATCCCTGACTATCGCGGGGAGGGTGCACCGAAAAACCACCCCATGACATTCAACGAATTCATGGGCTCAGAGGCCCGCAGGCGTCGCTACTGGATGGGAGCCCACCTCGGGTGGATGAGGTTTCATCATGCGCGGCCCAACGAGGGACATCTTGCCATCGCTGATTTAGAAGAGCGCGGAATGGCCACCGGTGTAGTCACGCAGAACGTTGACGGGCTTCACCATGACGCAGGATCCAAAAGAGTGGTCGATCTGCACGGCCGGCTGGACCGGGTTCGTTGTATGGACTGTGGGCAGTCTTACGCCCGCAGTGCCATTGAGACACAAATTTCCCAGGACAACCCCGGCTTCATTGACGCGGTTGATGAAAACTTAATCCGCCCGGATGGCGATGTGGAAGTGCCCGAAGGAATCGACTTCGTAGTCCCGCGTTGCGATTTGTGCAAAGGAGTCCTCAAGCCTGAGGTCGTATTTTTCGGCGAGTTCGTTCCCGGTTCCGTTTTTCGCCACGCCCAAGCCCTGTTGGCCCAGTCGGGTGCGCTCGTCGTGGCGGGTTCTTCCCTCGTGGTGAACACCGGAATGCGGTTAGTGAGCCAAGCCAAGAAACGCCGATTGCCCATTGTGGTGATCAATCGGGGTCCTACACGCGCTGACCAGGTTGCGACCGTTAGGATTGAGGGCGGAACCTCAGAGTCGCTAAGTGCCCTTCGTCAGGCCGTGGGCGACTCGATTGCGTAG
- a CDS encoding histidine phosphatase family protein, whose amino-acid sequence MSRFFMVRHGETEWNRIHRIQGSSDIPLNDTGRAQALKVGGVLSRHRFDLIVASPLSRAMETATIIARRLQMPMPLPLPALVERHYGEAEGATREDLDARFPGDAPVPGREEREDVQKRVTRALGDLAIRHPHADIIVVTHGGVIRSVVDYAAPGEYKEPIRNCSVHSFAHSTQGVSLIQFDDPMEVVARTLASEDFVEQNPSEARERAS is encoded by the coding sequence ATGAGCCGTTTTTTCATGGTGCGCCACGGTGAAACCGAGTGGAACCGTATTCACCGCATCCAAGGCTCGAGCGACATTCCGCTAAACGACACCGGTCGCGCCCAAGCGCTCAAAGTGGGCGGTGTGCTCTCTCGTCACCGCTTTGACCTCATTGTCGCCAGCCCTCTTTCACGGGCCATGGAAACGGCAACGATTATTGCCCGACGCTTGCAGATGCCCATGCCGCTTCCTTTGCCGGCTTTGGTCGAGCGCCATTACGGTGAAGCGGAAGGGGCGACCAGGGAGGATCTGGACGCCCGCTTCCCCGGTGACGCACCCGTTCCGGGCCGAGAAGAGCGAGAAGACGTTCAAAAGCGCGTCACCCGGGCACTGGGCGATCTTGCGATTCGCCACCCTCACGCCGACATCATTGTGGTGACCCATGGTGGTGTGATCAGGAGTGTTGTTGATTACGCGGCACCTGGCGAGTACAAAGAACCGATCAGGAATTGTTCGGTTCACAGCTTCGCCCACTCGACCCAGGGCGTCAGTCTGATTCAGTTTGATGATCCGATGGAGGTCGTCGCCAGGACGCTTGCCTCAGAAGACTTTGTGGAGCAAAACCCGAGCGAAGCGAGGGAGCGCGCAAGCTAA
- a CDS encoding YbaK/EbsC family protein encodes MAKPSGLERFQAATADLDLVVSHMDQSTHTAAEAAAAVGAPVEAIVKSLLFMAQDEPLLVLASGPNRVNAEALGARLGCVVAQADARAVKAHTGWSIGGVPPFGHPTPLRTVMDEDFFRLETVWAAAGSAQSVFPITPARLQELTAAEIVSVV; translated from the coding sequence ATGGCCAAGCCGAGTGGCTTGGAGCGTTTTCAGGCTGCCACCGCAGATCTCGATCTTGTGGTGTCGCACATGGATCAATCCACCCATACGGCGGCCGAGGCAGCTGCTGCGGTAGGTGCACCAGTCGAGGCCATCGTGAAATCTTTGCTGTTCATGGCCCAAGATGAGCCACTGCTCGTGCTGGCCTCTGGGCCAAACCGGGTGAACGCTGAGGCTCTTGGAGCCCGGCTGGGATGTGTTGTGGCTCAAGCCGACGCACGCGCTGTCAAAGCTCATACCGGTTGGTCGATTGGAGGCGTTCCTCCTTTTGGTCACCCCACACCCCTTCGCACCGTCATGGACGAAGATTTCTTCCGACTAGAGACCGTGTGGGCCGCTGCGGGGTCTGCCCAATCGGTCTTTCCGATCACACCGGCACGCCTGCAGGAACTCACCGCGGCCGAGATTGTCAGTGTCGTCTAA
- the treS gene encoding maltose alpha-D-glucosyltransferase yields the protein MSFTVPFGQPGLQHDPQWYRRAIFYEVMVRSFADSDGDGVGDFQGLISKLDYLEWLGVDALWLPPFYASPLLDGGYDVADYRTVLPEYGTLDDFRELVTQAHQRNMRIVIDLVVNHTSDQHEWFHKSRTEPHGPYGDYYVWSDTDELWPDIRIIFSDTEESNWAFDSERRQFYFHRFFSHQPDLNYGNPAVQQEIFDVARYWLDMGVDGFRLDAVPYLYESDEGVGESEPETHEFIRSLRALLDDEYPGKVLIAEANQQPHVVAEYFGTADDPECHMAFDFPVMPRVFYALRSQQVSSLVEVLSEATEIPDSAAWGVFLRNHDELSLEMVTDEERQALYGWYAYDPRMRINVGIRRRLATLLDNSRHELELAHALLLSLPGAPFLYYGDEIAMGDNIWLHDRDASRTPMQWTPDRNAGFSTADPGKLCLPVIQSLGYHYSSVNVETALAQSRSFLHFVRQIIHVRRAHPVLGIGALEMASTPNESVLAFVRTMSEDQCQPGERPQVMLCVFSFAHHPTTTTITLDPRHAGARLRDVFGGNTFPGVGENAQVTLTLGSQGFYWLQVE from the coding sequence GTGAGTTTTACTGTGCCGTTTGGGCAACCGGGTCTTCAACACGACCCGCAGTGGTACCGCCGCGCCATTTTCTACGAAGTGATGGTGCGCTCGTTTGCGGACTCTGACGGCGACGGTGTGGGCGACTTCCAAGGCCTCATTTCAAAACTTGACTACCTCGAATGGCTGGGCGTGGATGCCCTTTGGTTGCCACCCTTTTACGCCTCCCCCCTGTTGGATGGCGGCTACGACGTGGCCGACTACCGCACAGTGTTACCCGAATACGGCACACTGGACGATTTTCGGGAGCTGGTGACCCAGGCTCATCAGCGCAATATGCGCATTGTGATTGACCTGGTGGTGAACCACACCTCAGACCAGCACGAATGGTTCCATAAGTCCCGGACTGAGCCTCATGGCCCCTACGGGGACTATTACGTGTGGTCAGACACTGATGAGCTGTGGCCCGATATCCGCATTATTTTCAGTGACACTGAAGAATCCAACTGGGCCTTTGATTCGGAGCGTCGCCAGTTTTACTTTCACCGGTTCTTTTCCCACCAGCCCGACCTGAACTACGGAAATCCTGCGGTCCAACAAGAGATTTTCGATGTGGCGCGCTACTGGCTGGATATGGGGGTGGATGGTTTCCGCCTGGACGCTGTGCCCTACCTCTACGAGTCGGATGAGGGTGTGGGCGAATCGGAGCCAGAAACCCACGAATTTATTCGCTCGCTGCGTGCACTCCTCGATGACGAATACCCGGGTAAGGTCCTCATCGCCGAAGCCAATCAGCAACCCCATGTGGTGGCTGAATATTTTGGAACAGCTGACGATCCGGAATGCCACATGGCTTTTGACTTCCCCGTCATGCCTCGGGTTTTTTACGCTCTTCGCTCCCAACAGGTGTCCTCTTTAGTTGAAGTCCTCTCGGAGGCGACAGAAATTCCTGACAGCGCTGCGTGGGGGGTGTTTCTTCGAAACCACGACGAGTTAAGCCTCGAAATGGTGACCGACGAAGAGCGCCAAGCCCTCTACGGCTGGTACGCCTACGACCCTCGGATGCGCATCAATGTCGGGATTCGTCGTCGACTGGCCACACTGCTCGATAACTCTCGCCACGAGTTGGAACTCGCCCACGCTCTATTGCTCTCGCTGCCGGGGGCACCGTTTTTGTATTACGGCGACGAGATTGCCATGGGAGACAACATTTGGTTACACGACCGAGATGCCTCCCGCACGCCCATGCAGTGGACTCCAGACCGAAATGCCGGTTTTTCGACCGCTGATCCGGGCAAACTCTGCCTGCCGGTAATCCAATCTTTGGGATACCACTACAGCTCGGTCAATGTCGAAACCGCGCTTGCTCAGTCGCGCTCGTTCTTGCACTTTGTGCGCCAAATTATTCACGTCCGGCGCGCCCACCCGGTGTTGGGGATAGGGGCTCTAGAGATGGCCTCCACGCCTAACGAGTCGGTGTTGGCGTTTGTACGCACCATGTCAGAAGACCAATGCCAACCTGGGGAGCGCCCACAGGTGATGTTGTGCGTGTTTTCGTTTGCGCACCACCCCACGACGACAACGATTACTTTGGACCCGCGTCACGCGGGTGCCAGACTGCGGGACGTTTTTGGTGGAAACACTTTCCCCGGAGTCGGTGAGAACGCTCAGGTCACACTCACCCTCGGTAGTCAAGGTTTCTACTGGCTCCAAGTCGAATAA
- a CDS encoding exonuclease domain-containing protein, which produces MSHWSDHLAVFDTETTGLSTRDDRIVTAFIGLMGPDGALQESHSWLADPGIVIPPAATAVHGVSTQRAQEEGRPAAEVVAEVVAQLRELTAHGIPLVVYNASYDLSLCYREALRYGVEPVGDPKPVIDPLVIDRALDPYRKGKRTLDAVAAHYGVANPAAHNAEGDALTTGLVTKGLVSRFPDQLSDVLALHDQQIDWAYSWAENFRRYLENQGRPARGLSGAWPLDNGLH; this is translated from the coding sequence ATGTCGCACTGGTCAGATCATCTCGCGGTGTTTGATACCGAAACCACCGGCCTGTCCACCCGGGACGATCGCATCGTCACGGCGTTCATCGGGCTGATGGGACCAGATGGGGCCCTGCAGGAATCTCACAGCTGGTTGGCTGATCCAGGAATAGTGATTCCCCCTGCGGCCACGGCCGTTCACGGTGTGTCGACCCAACGGGCCCAAGAAGAGGGCCGCCCCGCTGCTGAGGTGGTGGCCGAAGTCGTCGCGCAGTTGCGCGAGCTGACGGCCCACGGCATTCCCCTGGTTGTCTATAACGCCAGTTATGACCTGTCCCTGTGCTACCGGGAGGCTCTTCGTTATGGAGTGGAGCCTGTGGGAGACCCCAAACCGGTGATTGATCCGTTGGTGATCGATCGTGCCCTGGACCCTTATCGCAAAGGAAAGCGAACTCTAGACGCTGTGGCGGCCCATTACGGAGTGGCCAATCCTGCCGCCCACAATGCCGAGGGTGATGCTCTCACCACCGGCTTAGTGACAAAAGGCTTGGTTTCTCGGTTCCCGGACCAACTCTCCGACGTGCTGGCTCTACACGACCAACAAATTGATTGGGCGTATTCGTGGGCGGAGAACTTTAGGCGCTACTTGGAGAACCAGGGCAGGCCTGCGCGTGGTTTAAGTGGGGCCTGGCCGCTGGACAACGGACTCCACTAG
- a CDS encoding type B 50S ribosomal protein L31 produces the protein MKADIHPAYHPVVFRDLTSGESFLTRSTAVSDKTVEWEDGNSYPVIDVEISSASHPFYTGKQRILDSAGRVEKFNQRFKGFGA, from the coding sequence ATGAAGGCTGACATCCACCCCGCGTATCACCCGGTCGTCTTTCGCGACCTCACTTCGGGAGAATCTTTCCTCACCCGCTCCACTGCGGTCAGTGACAAGACGGTTGAGTGGGAAGACGGCAACTCGTATCCCGTGATTGACGTCGAAATTTCCTCTGCCTCGCACCCGTTCTACACCGGAAAGCAGCGCATCCTCGACTCAGCCGGACGCGTCGAGAAGTTCAACCAGCGCTTCAAAGGATTCGGCGCGTAG
- a CDS encoding ABC transporter ATP-binding protein has translation MTIVASMRALGVVRDHKNLLADIDWDIDSSERWVVLGPNGAGKTTLLTLLASLMHPTSGDLTVLGEQVGHTDVFELRPRVGFASSAMAARIPQNESVLDAVLTAAHAVTGRWNEDYDDIDTRRAHRVLGEWNLEHLATRTVGTLSDGEKKRVQIARSVMTDPELLLLDEPAGSLDLGGREDVIELLDRFAAWEEAPAMVMVTHHVEEIPAAFTHALLLKDGEIFDHGPLEETLTSQNLSELFDRELLIERHQGRFSAKASPKSW, from the coding sequence ATGACCATTGTTGCCAGCATGCGCGCCCTCGGTGTAGTCCGCGACCACAAGAATCTGTTGGCCGACATCGACTGGGACATTGACTCTTCAGAGCGTTGGGTTGTGTTGGGACCAAACGGGGCCGGTAAAACGACGCTTTTGACTTTGCTGGCCTCTCTGATGCACCCCACGTCGGGTGATCTGACCGTATTGGGAGAGCAGGTTGGCCACACTGACGTGTTTGAACTGCGCCCCCGAGTGGGTTTTGCCTCAAGTGCGATGGCAGCCCGCATACCGCAAAACGAATCGGTTTTGGATGCCGTGCTCACCGCGGCTCACGCCGTCACCGGCCGCTGGAACGAGGACTACGACGACATCGACACCCGCAGGGCCCACCGGGTGTTGGGGGAGTGGAATCTTGAACACCTCGCAACCCGTACCGTGGGCACACTGTCGGACGGTGAGAAAAAGCGCGTCCAGATTGCCCGCTCAGTGATGACCGATCCGGAGCTATTGTTGCTCGATGAGCCAGCCGGAAGCCTCGATTTGGGCGGCCGTGAGGATGTGATTGAACTTCTCGATCGTTTCGCTGCGTGGGAAGAGGCACCGGCAATGGTGATGGTCACCCACCACGTTGAAGAAATCCCTGCAGCGTTCACCCACGCACTACTGTTGAAGGATGGCGAAATCTTTGACCACGGTCCGCTCGAAGAAACCCTGACTAGCCAAAACCTTTCGGAACTTTTCGATCGCGAACTTCTTATCGAGCGCCATCAGGGTCGATTTAGTGCGAAAGCTAGCCCAAAGAGCTGGTAG
- the glgC gene encoding glucose-1-phosphate adenylyltransferase, with product MVAPKVFGIVLAGGEGKRLMPLTKDRAKPSVPFAGHYRLIDFAISNLINSGLRQIVCLTQYKSHSLDRHISQTWRLSGMLNAYVASAPAQQRLGKRWFAGSADAIYQSLNLIRDEKPDIVVVVGADHVYRMDFQQMIDAHMASGAGVTVAGIRQPRELAHQFGVIQTHPDTKGKIARFLEKPEDAPGLADSPEEVLASMGNYVFDASVLMQAVIEDAESDESDHDMGGDVIPAFVERGEAYVYDMSRNDVPGATDRDRTYWRDVGTIDSFYDSHIDLIATDPAFNLFNADWPIYTQQWNLPPAKFTTDASGRTGDMTGSLVSLGTLVEGAKVRGSVLGQSVRVHPGADISDSILFEKVTVGEDARVHRAILDKGVIVAPGADVGFDAERDRARGFTVTASGITVVAKGLVVA from the coding sequence ATGGTTGCCCCGAAAGTTTTCGGAATTGTGCTCGCCGGTGGTGAGGGCAAAAGGCTCATGCCTTTAACGAAAGACCGCGCGAAGCCGTCAGTTCCGTTCGCTGGGCACTACCGCCTCATCGATTTCGCCATTTCTAACCTGATCAATTCGGGCCTGCGCCAGATTGTCTGTCTCACTCAGTACAAATCACATTCGCTCGATCGGCACATATCCCAAACCTGGCGACTCTCGGGAATGTTGAACGCCTATGTGGCCTCGGCGCCCGCACAGCAGCGTCTTGGCAAGCGCTGGTTTGCTGGCTCAGCCGACGCCATCTACCAAAGTTTGAATCTCATCAGGGATGAAAAACCGGACATTGTCGTGGTCGTAGGGGCAGACCACGTCTATCGGATGGATTTCCAGCAGATGATTGACGCCCACATGGCCTCCGGGGCGGGTGTGACCGTGGCGGGTATCCGACAACCCCGTGAACTGGCCCACCAGTTTGGGGTGATCCAGACACACCCTGACACCAAGGGAAAAATCGCGAGGTTTTTAGAAAAACCAGAGGATGCGCCTGGACTGGCGGACTCTCCTGAAGAGGTACTCGCGTCGATGGGTAACTATGTGTTTGACGCCAGCGTGCTGATGCAGGCTGTCATTGAAGATGCAGAGTCTGATGAGTCCGATCACGATATGGGTGGTGACGTCATTCCAGCGTTTGTGGAACGTGGAGAGGCGTACGTCTACGACATGTCGCGCAACGACGTTCCCGGTGCGACAGACCGGGATCGCACCTACTGGCGGGATGTCGGAACCATTGATTCTTTCTACGATTCCCACATTGATCTGATTGCCACGGACCCGGCTTTCAACTTGTTCAACGCGGACTGGCCGATATACACCCAACAGTGGAACCTTCCGCCGGCAAAATTCACTACGGACGCTTCTGGTCGAACAGGCGATATGACGGGGTCCCTGGTGTCACTGGGAACCCTCGTTGAGGGGGCAAAAGTTCGTGGAAGTGTGTTGGGCCAGTCCGTTCGTGTGCACCCCGGGGCGGATATTTCGGACTCAATTTTGTTTGAAAAAGTCACTGTCGGTGAGGACGCGAGGGTACATAGAGCAATCCTCGACAAAGGGGTGATTGTCGCACCAGGCGCAGACGTCGGCTTTGATGCCGAGCGTGACCGCGCCCGCGGCTTTACCGTGACAGCTTCGGGAATCACGGTCGTTGCCAAAGGTTTGGTGGTGGCGTGA
- the serB gene encoding phosphoserine phosphatase SerB, with amino-acid sequence MSGAHTPLLVVLDVDSTLSNEEGIDELACAAGPDVAEQVAAITRRAMAGEMDFATSLEQRIAVLKGLPSSVIEDAKRRVTATAGARELVDAVHQAGGIVCAVSGGFHELVDDLLSSLGVDHWRANRLEVSSGVLTGSLQGELIDALAKARWLQHWAQQWGAARTVAIGDGANDLDMMAAADVSIGFVPKLLVRQHATHCIDTRDVSHAIELLGLERA; translated from the coding sequence GTGAGCGGCGCCCACACGCCACTACTGGTCGTATTGGATGTGGATTCCACACTCTCAAACGAAGAAGGAATCGACGAACTCGCCTGTGCTGCCGGTCCGGACGTTGCCGAACAGGTTGCGGCCATCACTCGGCGTGCGATGGCCGGTGAAATGGATTTTGCGACCAGTTTGGAACAGCGGATTGCTGTGCTTAAGGGGCTCCCCTCAAGCGTGATTGAGGACGCGAAAAGACGGGTCACCGCAACCGCCGGCGCCCGTGAACTAGTCGATGCCGTGCACCAAGCCGGCGGGATTGTGTGTGCAGTATCCGGTGGTTTTCATGAGCTGGTGGATGACTTGCTCAGTTCTCTCGGTGTTGACCATTGGAGGGCCAATCGCCTTGAGGTGTCTTCCGGTGTTCTCACGGGTTCGCTCCAGGGTGAACTCATTGACGCGCTGGCAAAGGCGCGCTGGCTTCAGCATTGGGCCCAACAATGGGGCGCCGCGCGCACGGTTGCCATTGGGGACGGCGCAAACGATTTAGACATGATGGCGGCGGCAGATGTCTCGATCGGCTTCGTACCGAAGTTACTCGTTCGCCAACACGCCACACACTGTATTGATACCCGGGATGTGTCACACGCGATTGAGCTGCTCGGCCTGGAGAGGGCGTAG
- a CDS encoding beta-ketoacyl-ACP reductase, whose product MTSTRTVLVTGGNRGIGYAIAQQCVEAGHRVAVTARSGEGPEGTLTVRADVTDGKSLDNALAEVEDALGPIEVVVANAGITRDTLLMRMSDEDFETVINTNLTGVFRVVKRAIKSMVKGRFGRVILISSVVGLYGSPGQVNYAAAKSGLVGFARSLTRELGGRGITANVVAPGFINTDMTDQLSDEQRASYLQAIPAGRFAEPSEVAKVVTWLASDDAAYISGAVIPVDGGLGMGH is encoded by the coding sequence ATGACATCGACACGGACTGTTTTGGTCACTGGAGGCAATCGAGGCATCGGCTACGCCATCGCCCAACAATGTGTGGAAGCGGGACACCGGGTGGCTGTGACGGCCCGATCGGGAGAAGGCCCGGAAGGCACTCTCACTGTCCGCGCTGACGTCACGGACGGGAAAAGCCTCGATAATGCCCTGGCCGAGGTCGAAGACGCACTGGGGCCCATCGAAGTGGTCGTAGCAAACGCGGGAATCACTCGTGACACCCTGTTGATGAGGATGTCTGATGAGGATTTTGAGACCGTAATTAACACGAACCTGACCGGAGTGTTCAGGGTCGTCAAGCGAGCAATCAAGTCAATGGTGAAAGGCCGGTTCGGCCGGGTCATTCTCATCTCGAGCGTTGTCGGTCTTTACGGGTCCCCCGGACAGGTCAATTACGCCGCAGCCAAATCAGGCCTGGTCGGTTTCGCGCGTTCCCTCACAAGGGAACTAGGCGGTAGGGGAATCACCGCCAACGTGGTGGCCCCCGGTTTTATCAACACAGACATGACCGATCAGCTGTCCGATGAACAGCGCGCAAGCTACCTTCAGGCCATTCCCGCCGGTCGTTTTGCGGAGCCTTCCGAAGTGGCCAAAGTGGTCACGTGGTTAGCCTCCGATGACGCCGCCTACATTTCCGGCGCCGTGATTCCTGTCGATGGTGGACTGGGGATGGGGCACTAG
- a CDS encoding DUF3099 domain-containing protein, protein MAQVNAVTSLHESPDDERRSRMVKYSAAMGVRLVCIGLCFVTPGAWMLVPAAGAVLLPYLAVVAANQVTQRGNTAQAYAPSQIVRFDASPR, encoded by the coding sequence ATGGCCCAGGTTAATGCCGTCACTTCGTTGCACGAGTCGCCCGACGACGAGCGACGCTCCCGCATGGTCAAATACTCGGCTGCCATGGGTGTGCGCCTGGTGTGTATTGGGTTGTGTTTTGTCACCCCGGGGGCGTGGATGTTGGTCCCAGCCGCGGGTGCCGTGTTGCTTCCCTACTTGGCTGTAGTGGCCGCCAACCAAGTCACCCAACGCGGCAATACCGCTCAGGCGTACGCGCCCTCCCAGATTGTTCGCTTCGACGCTTCTCCCCGCTAG
- a CDS encoding SURF1 family protein — MSVLRVALSTRWLVGLVITVVFALITTMFGLWQWDRRGQAVAEMERVENNYDQAPVAIDELLTGGDSFDEDLKWRPVILEGEYRSEDQLLVRTRPRGGQVGFDVVVPFVTEGGQAYLVSRGWVPTGEEQDGPDLVPAAPSGAVSLEGRLLPGEATIDGRGAPEGQLATINLPQATSVTGVELYPHAYVAMASESPPVSPTPLLQDKPMLDEGPHLSYTFQWYLFGILGFIAWGYLLREELRRRKGITRPEAASKARSDQDFEDALMDRVDAMERR; from the coding sequence ATGAGTGTCCTTCGCGTAGCGCTCAGTACCCGCTGGCTGGTGGGGCTCGTGATCACCGTGGTCTTCGCACTCATCACCACGATGTTTGGCCTCTGGCAGTGGGATCGGCGTGGCCAAGCTGTGGCTGAAATGGAGCGAGTGGAAAACAACTATGACCAAGCGCCGGTAGCCATTGATGAGTTGTTAACCGGTGGCGATAGTTTCGACGAGGACCTGAAGTGGCGCCCGGTCATCCTTGAGGGTGAATATCGCTCCGAGGACCAGCTTCTCGTGCGGACAAGGCCTCGAGGTGGCCAGGTGGGCTTCGATGTGGTGGTGCCGTTCGTGACCGAAGGCGGTCAGGCCTATTTGGTGAGCCGTGGTTGGGTGCCAACCGGTGAAGAGCAGGATGGCCCTGACCTGGTCCCTGCCGCCCCCAGTGGTGCCGTTTCTCTTGAGGGCCGGCTGCTGCCCGGTGAGGCCACCATCGACGGTAGAGGCGCACCGGAGGGACAACTAGCCACAATCAACCTGCCGCAAGCGACCAGCGTGACCGGGGTTGAGCTTTATCCACACGCATACGTGGCAATGGCGAGCGAGTCTCCCCCAGTGAGCCCCACTCCCCTGCTCCAGGACAAACCGATGTTGGACGAAGGACCCCACCTGAGCTACACGTTTCAGTGGTACCTCTTTGGGATTTTAGGTTTCATCGCCTGGGGCTACCTCCTTCGGGAGGAGTTGCGCCGGCGCAAGGGAATCACTCGGCCTGAAGCGGCCAGTAAGGCGCGCTCCGATCAGGACTTCGAGGATGCCTTGATGGACCGCGTTGACGCGATGGAGCGACGCTAA
- a CDS encoding metal-sulfur cluster assembly factor: MGTITLDDQKFDSVQEALKDVIDPELGVNIVDLGLIYDLSWDDEEDALIISMTLTSAGCPLTDVIEEEISKAIDGVAERFRINWVWMPPWGQERITEDGRDMMRALGFNL; the protein is encoded by the coding sequence ATGGGAACGATTACTCTCGACGACCAAAAGTTTGATTCCGTCCAGGAAGCACTCAAAGACGTCATTGACCCTGAGCTGGGGGTCAACATTGTTGACCTTGGCCTGATCTATGACCTCAGTTGGGATGATGAAGAAGACGCACTCATCATCAGCATGACCCTCACATCGGCGGGTTGTCCGTTGACCGACGTCATTGAAGAAGAGATTTCTAAAGCAATTGATGGTGTCGCCGAGCGGTTCCGCATCAATTGGGTGTGGATGCCGCCGTGGGGTCAAGAACGCATCACGGAAGACGGCCGGGACATGATGCGCGCCCTCGGGTTTAACCTTTAG